From the genome of Leptotrichia sp. oral taxon 847:
AAAATTAACGCAATTAAAAGTCTTCTTTTCATTCAAAGCTCCTTTTTATTTTTTTCATATCGTAATTTTAGAATTTCTATAAATTATTCAATTATTTCCAAAACTTCTGAAAGCGGTTTTCTTATCTTTTTAGGCTGTTCTTCATCTCTATACCCAAAACTTACCATCACAGAAACTCCGTATTCACTTAAGTCAAGAAGCCCCATATCTGACAAATATTTTTCTACTTTTTCTTTATTAAATCCTTCAATTGCACAGCTGTCAATTCCCAAATAAGCAGCAACAGTCATCATATTTCCAAGTGCAATGTAAGTCTGTTTTGAAGCCCAATCAAAAAGAGTTCTTTCGTTTTCCAACAATTTCATATTTTCTTCCTGTAACATTGAAAAACTATTTTTCTTAATTTCAAAAACATCATCTGGCAATTTTTTTACATCTTTATAGCTATGTCTAAAAAATTCACTATCCGCAGTAATCCCCTTTTTAGCTAAAATTATTACAATTTCTGTCGCTCCATTCAAGCTATTTATAGCTCCAGTTGAGAACTTCTTAAAATCTTCTCTCATCTTTTCATTTCTTAACAATAAAAATTTCCAAGGTTCAAGCCCAAACGAACTTGGTGATAATCTTGCACTTTCTAAAATTATTTTCAAATCTTCATCAGATACTCTCTTTTTTGTACTAAATTTTTTACACGCGTATCTTCTATTGAATATTTCTATAATTTCTTTTCTTTTTAATTCTATATCTTTTGAC
Proteins encoded in this window:
- a CDS encoding NAD(P)H-dependent oxidoreductase, which codes for MSKDIELKRKEIIEIFNRRYACKKFSTKKRVSDEDLKIILESARLSPSSFGLEPWKFLLLRNEKMREDFKKFSTGAINSLNGATEIVIILAKKGITADSEFFRHSYKDVKKLPDDVFEIKKNSFSMLQEENMKLLENERTLFDWASKQTYIALGNMMTVAAYLGIDSCAIEGFNKEKVEKYLSDMGLLDLSEYGVSVMVSFGYRDEEQPKKIRKPLSEVLEIIE